Sequence from the Helicobacter pylori genome:
TAAAATCACGCACACGCTCTCAAAATAATAATGCCCATAAGACCACTGGTTTGTATAAACCAAATACAATGGCCACAGGCTTGAAGCTAAGGCAGCGCTTGTGCCTATGGCGATAAGGCTACTCATGTTAGGCTGTCTGTGCCATAAAGCTTTAAACCCTTGAATGTAAAAATCCCTCCCCCAATGCATGACAATGAGCGCGCCTATAAGCTGTAAGCAAGCGTTTAAAAAATTACTATGATTGTCAATCGTAAGCAAGCTTTCAGGTAAAAGACTAGGGCTAAGCATCGCTCCCATAGAAAGATACACCACAAAAAGCGTGAAAATAACCGCCAACGCTAATTTAACATTAGGGCTAAAAAATTCTTTTTTTTCTTCCGCTAGAGTTTTTTTAGGGCTATAGCCCAGTTTTTCAATGAGTTTAAAAATTTCGTCTAAATTGGTTTCATTTTCGTTAAATTCAATGTTAGCGCTCTTATTCAAAAGGTTCACTTCTATTTTTTTCACAAAACTTTTACGCCCTAAAGAGCGTTCAATCCCACTAGAACACGCCGTGCAAGTCATTCCCTCTATATAAAAAGATTCTTTCATGCGCTTTTATTTTTATTAAAAATAATTTTTACCATTAAAAAGAGCCACCGAATGATGCCATAAATCAAATACAACCCCATAAACACGCTTAAAGCCTCTAAAGGGCGCACAAACACTAACGATAAAAAAATCAACACTAAGATGAAAAGCTTGAGATTCCATTTGACTTTTTTAAAATTAGGGTAGCGGATATTGCTCACCATAAGCACCCCTAATAAGACAATAAAGCTTAAAAATAACTTTTCGGTATTGCCTTCTAAAAAATGGTATTTGTTATCCAATAACACGCAAAGCACCACCAATACCGCCGCCGCAGGAATGGGGATACCGATGAAAGAATAGGGGTCGCTTGTGTTCGTGCTGATGTTGAATCGCGCTAATCGTATCGCTCCAAAAATCACAAACAACGCGCTCACCGCCATGCCTATGCGCCCAAAGTTATACCCCACATAAAAGTAAGTGATTAAGCTTGGGGCCACCCCAAAAGCGACTACATCAGCTAGGGAGTCAAATTCAATACCAAACTTGCTAGTGGTGTTGGTAAGCCTTGCGACACGCCCATCAAGTCCGTCTAAAATAAGGCTCGCTACCACTAACCAGCATGCCATGACAAATTGGTAACTGGAAGCGTAAAAAATACTCATCATGCCTAAAAAAATACTGCTAGCAGTGAAAAGATTGGGGAAAAGGTAGAGAGGGTTAATAGGCATTAGAGATTCTTTTTAACTTGGCTTTTAGAATGGGAATAAAAACGATTTTAAAATCAATTATGGGAATAAAAATTTTACAAGCGCTAAAAAACTCACAAGAAAAGAGCGTTAAAGCAAACGCTTTATAACGTTGTTGATAAGCACGGGTTTTTAGAAAACAAGATCTAAAAAAAAGCTTTAAACAAACAGAATGTTTATCATAAGGCTTTAAACCCTTATCAAAAATCTGTTTGTAAGCTCGCACTTTTAACTCGCTTGCTCTTCTAAAGGGATCAAACGGCTTTCTAAATTATTGGCGGTCTCGTATTCGCTGATGATTTCACGCACTCTCTCGCCTGTAATGACTTCTTTGTCAAACAATTCTTTGACCATGATTTCAATCGCTTCTCTGTAGTCGCTCAAGGTTTGTTTGACATGCTCATAGCGCTCTTCTAGCAAGTTTTTAATGAAAAGATCCATTTCTTCTGCGGTTTTTTCGCTAAATTCCCTACTGCTTCCATAACCGCCTCCTAAAAAGGCGTTCCGTTGCTTTTCTAACACCATAAGCCCACTGACACTGCTCATGCCGTAGTAACTCACCATGCCTTTAATAATATCAGTCGCTCTTTCTAAATCGTTGCTCGCACCGGTAGAAATTTCTTCCAAAAAGACTTCTTCAGCCGCTCTCCCGCCTAAAAGCACATCAATTTCAGCGATGAGTTCGTGTTTTTGCATCAAGTATTTGTTTTCTTCAGGCGTGTTAAGGGTGTAGCCTAAAGCCGCCATTCCCCTTGGAATGATAGAGACTTTATTCACCCTAGCACTCCCTTTAGTCATTTCAGAAATCACGGCATGCCCACTTTCATGGTAGGCGACGATTTTCTTTTCCTTAGGACTGATGCGCCTGCTTTTCTTTTCTAGCCCTGCAATCCCTCTTTCAACCGCTTCTTTTAAATGCTGTTGCCTGACTTCTTTTTGGTTGTTTCTTCCTGCTAAAAGCGCGGCTTCATTGATGATATTCGCTAAATCCGCTCCTGCAAGCCCTGCGGTGAGTTTGGCGACTTCTTGCAAATTCACATCGTTAGCGAGTTTCACGCCTTTAATATGCACTTTTAAGATTTCTACCCTGCCATTAAAATCAGGCTTATCCACTAAAACCTGCCTGTCAAAGCGCCCTGGACGCATTAACGCCGGATCTAAGATTTCGGGGCGGTTCGTTGCGGCTAAGACAATCACAGGCGCGTTCTCGCTCCCAAAACCATCCATTTCGGCTAAGAGTTGGTTTAAGGTTTGCTCTCTTTCATCGTTTCCGCTCACCACGCCTCCAGCCGCTCTGCTTTTACCTATGGCATCAATTTCATCAATAAAAATGATGCTAGGGGCTTGTTTTTTAGCGGTTTCAAACAAATCTCTAACCCTGCTTGCCCCTAAGCCCACAAACATTTCAATGAAACTGCTCCCTCCCATAGAGAAAAACGGCACATGTGCTTCGCCGGCCACCGCTTTTGCTAAAAGGGTTTTACCGGTTCCTGGAGGCCCTACTAATAACACGCCTTTAGGGATTTTAGCCCCTAAATTAGCGTAGCGATCAGGGTATTTTAAGAAATCTACGATTTCTACCACCTCTTCTTTGGCTTCTTCATTGCCCGCCATGTCATTAAAACGCACATTGGGTTTTTCAGCGTTAATGAGTTTTTTCGCGCTCCCCATACCAAAAATACCCCCACCCATATTTTTTTGCATGCGGTTTGCCATAAACATCCATAGCCCTAAAATCACTAAAATAGGCATGAGCCACCCTAGCATGTCGGTAAAAAAGTTAGACTCGCTAAAACCAGAATAATTGATTTTTTTCTCGTCTAACAAAGGCACTAAGGTCAAATCAGGCACTCGTTTAGCGATATAAATCACACGATTGTTGCCCTCTTTATGGCTGGCTTTGATCAAAGTTTGACCGATGCTCACATTTTCCACTTCATTATTGCTGATGAGCTGTTTGATTTCATGGTAGCTCACATTTTTAGTGCTAGAAGCTAAGAAATTGTCCGAAAAACTGCCATCAGAATTGAAAGAACGCAGAAAAAAAATGAGTAAAATCCCTCCAAGAACCGCAAGGATAATGGGACTTTGAAAAAAAGGTTTTTTAGGTTCGTTCGTTGGTTTCATTATAATCCTTAATTTATTGGTTGTTTTTTAAGCAATTTTAGAGCGACCCATTCGTTACGCTGTCGCTGTTCTAAAACCTCAAATCCATTATAATAGATCTGTAAAACAGAGTTTAAATGGGTTTCTAAAATCCCTGATAAAATAAGAGTGTGGTTACAAAGCCGCACAAATTCACTATACAAACTCTTAATCACATCAGCGACAAGGTTCGCCACAATAATATCAAAACGCCCTTCAATTTTTTGCGTAGAGCCATAAACGACTTTATCTTGCGCTAATAGGGGTATTTGATTCAAGCTAAAATTTTTTAGGGTTTCTTCAACGGCTAAACTATCTGTATCGCAAGCTACTAAAGCGCTAACGCCTTGTCTTTTTAAAGCGATGCTTAAAATCCCGCTCCCACAGCCCACATCTAAAGCGTTTTTGCGTTTTAAATCAAGATTAGAGAGCAGTTCCAAACACATAGAAGTGCTTTCATGATGGCCTGATCCAAAGGCCAAAGCCGGATCGATCATTATGCAATCATTTGCAGCAACATGGCTTGGCTTTTGATGCCAACTAGGGTGTATGTAAAATTTGGCGCATTGCACCGGTAAAATAGCTTGTTTGTAGGCTTCTAGCCAGTTTTTTGAAGCCAGATTGCGTGAAAGATAGAAAAAATCAAACTCGTTTTGCAGGTTTTGTTTTAAATTCAAACAAAACGCTTCTAATGCTGGAATGAGCGAGTTATTCAAATTCTCTTCAGAGCGTAAAATAACGAAATTTTTGAGATGTGGGGGTTTTTCTTTTAAATCTTTTTTTAGGGGGTCATGAGTGGCGAAATAATGCCAATTGGATTGGCTTATAAATTCAATGGTTTCTTTATCGTCAAACGCTTTTAAATTCTCTAAGCTTGATTCTTCTAGGGCTAGGTGTGTGGCGTCTAAAAGAAAGCTCTCAAAAAGTTCTCGCTTCTTAGGGAAGATAAAGAAAAACTCATAATACATTGGCTTTAACACTCAATCGTTTGTCCCTAAAACAACCTCTAATTTTTCTTTCAAAACTTGGGGGGTAAAAGGTTTCACAATGTAGTTGTTCACGCCCGCTTTCAAAGCGGTAATGACTTCGGCCTTACCGCCCTCTGTGGTGATCATAATAATAGGGATTTCTTTAAAACGGCTATCAGAGCGCACCTTTTTAACGAGATCCAAGCCGTTCATTTCAGGCATGTTCCAATCTGTAATAAGCACCTTAGTGTCCGCATTAGCGTCTAGTTTCTCCCAAGCTTCCACCCCATGCTCA
This genomic interval carries:
- the prmA gene encoding 50S ribosomal protein L11 methyltransferase gives rise to the protein MYYEFFFIFPKKRELFESFLLDATHLALEESSLENLKAFDDKETIEFISQSNWHYFATHDPLKKDLKEKPPHLKNFVILRSEENLNNSLIPALEAFCLNLKQNLQNEFDFFYLSRNLASKNWLEAYKQAILPVQCAKFYIHPSWHQKPSHVAANDCIMIDPALAFGSGHHESTSMCLELLSNLDLKRKNALDVGCGSGILSIALKRQGVSALVACDTDSLAVEETLKNFSLNQIPLLAQDKVVYGSTQKIEGRFDIIVANLVADVIKSLYSEFVRLCNHTLILSGILETHLNSVLQIYYNGFEVLEQRQRNEWVALKLLKKQPIN
- a CDS encoding chemotaxis response regulator CheY, which produces MKLLVVDDSSTMRRIIKNTLSRLGYEDVLEAEHGVEAWEKLDANADTKVLITDWNMPEMNGLDLVKKVRSDSRFKEIPIIMITTEGGKAEVITALKAGVNNYIVKPFTPQVLKEKLEVVLGTND
- the ftsH gene encoding ATP-dependent zinc metalloprotease FtsH translates to MKPTNEPKKPFFQSPIILAVLGGILLIFFLRSFNSDGSFSDNFLASSTKNVSYHEIKQLISNNEVENVSIGQTLIKASHKEGNNRVIYIAKRVPDLTLVPLLDEKKINYSGFSESNFFTDMLGWLMPILVILGLWMFMANRMQKNMGGGIFGMGSAKKLINAEKPNVRFNDMAGNEEAKEEVVEIVDFLKYPDRYANLGAKIPKGVLLVGPPGTGKTLLAKAVAGEAHVPFFSMGGSSFIEMFVGLGASRVRDLFETAKKQAPSIIFIDEIDAIGKSRAAGGVVSGNDEREQTLNQLLAEMDGFGSENAPVIVLAATNRPEILDPALMRPGRFDRQVLVDKPDFNGRVEILKVHIKGVKLANDVNLQEVAKLTAGLAGADLANIINEAALLAGRNNQKEVRQQHLKEAVERGIAGLEKKSRRISPKEKKIVAYHESGHAVISEMTKGSARVNKVSIIPRGMAALGYTLNTPEENKYLMQKHELIAEIDVLLGGRAAEEVFLEEISTGASNDLERATDIIKGMVSYYGMSSVSGLMVLEKQRNAFLGGGYGSSREFSEKTAEEMDLFIKNLLEERYEHVKQTLSDYREAIEIMVKELFDKEVITGERVREIISEYETANNLESRLIPLEEQAS
- the pssA gene encoding CDP-diacylglycerol--serine O-phosphatidyltransferase; the encoded protein is MPINPLYLFPNLFTASSIFLGMMSIFYASSYQFVMACWLVVASLILDGLDGRVARLTNTTSKFGIEFDSLADVVAFGVAPSLITYFYVGYNFGRIGMAVSALFVIFGAIRLARFNISTNTSDPYSFIGIPIPAAAVLVVLCVLLDNKYHFLEGNTEKLFLSFIVLLGVLMVSNIRYPNFKKVKWNLKLFILVLIFLSLVFVRPLEALSVFMGLYLIYGIIRWLFLMVKIIFNKNKSA